AGGGTTATGTATGCAGTTACTGCAGTATTATAGAAATGTCTGTTGATAACATGTTGAGAGGTTTTTATGCAGTTATAATCTCGTGGAATATATTTCTGATTCATTTCTTAAAATGCTGTACAGGTTGACAAGTTAGAAGAGAGCTTTGATATCATTAACTCAGGGGCGAAGCCACTTGCTGCATATATCTTTACCAATGATAAGAAGCTTAAAGAGCATTTTGTGAATAATGTCTCTGCTGGGGGTTTGGTTGTCAATGATACTACAGTACATGTAAGTTTACAAAAGTTTCCAATGGCAACTCATCATCTTTTGATAGTACTTATTTTAAGGCATCATTCTGTCTCTTTGTTTTCTGTTAGCTTGTGCTTGTGTTAACATATTTCAAGTTCCAGGTTACGCAGCAAAATAAGAGTGTTCTGAATTATAAAGATGCGTGGCTCTCACTGTTGTTTCAGGGCCATGTTCTGTATTTTTCTTAGAATGATGACCCTTTTTATTATCAAGTGCTTTTTGGACACACCTTGGAGGACTTTCACTATTCACCTAAACAAGAAGTCCTCACTGGCCTATAGTGTAAACGGTTTTGGAACTTCAGAGACATTGATCATATGAACAAAATGTCTGCGAGAAATGCTTTGGAGTTATTGGTGGCAATGTCATCTGCTTTCCGCAAAAAGCTGGGAAGTGAGATTTGTTTGTGATGCTATCTTGGTAATCTTTGAAGAGacttttcaatgaaaattggaaaaaaaaaattaagcagcTAGAAACTTTTGCATATTCTCTAGATGAATCAGTAATGCATAGTGATGGTTCTGGAACTACTCGTGACTTGTGAGCTTGAGTCTGCAAGCTTTGCATTCTGCGCAACACTGCTCTGTTCTCTAGTAGTACAAATGACCTAAAACCTATTGTTGTTGGGAAATGCAGCTTGCAGTCCACGCTTTACCATTTGGAGGAGTCGGTGAGAGCGGAATTGGGGCATAccatggaaaattttcttttgatgctTTTAGCCATAAGAAGGCCGTCGTATACCGAAGTTTCATGGGTGATGCTGCCATAAGGTACCCGCCTTACACTAACGGAAAGCTTAGGCTGATGAAGGCCTTGCTTGGTGGTAGTATACTGGGTATCCTACGCGCTCTATTTGGACGTTCCTAGGTTTAAGGGATATGCCgcctttctttccctttatcTGTAAGTAAACTCAAATTGCATGTCAAATAACTCAGCCTTTTCCCATTTTCGATGTTGAAATATCCCGATATTTTTATTGAAGAGGAGTCTTCCTTGGCATTGTGAAAACTCCATGGAGGTTGTATCGGTTCGAAGGGGCAGGTGATGCTGTACATGAGGCAATCACAAAGGCCATCCATCTATGGCCCGAGCTGATTGTTACAGAGACTTGCAAACAAGTTCCACCTATAGCAAGGCGATTGCTGTTGTGTCTTTGGAGATAGAATCAACGTTGGATAGTAATAGCGGccttttttcattctttccttGTCGCTATTTTTTATGTTCAATGATATGGAACGGCGTAGTTCGATGGGACTCCACCGTGAATAAAGATGGTGCGGAGAAGATACTGACGAGCAGGGGATTTATCTTGACCGGGTCTACTAATCCAGCAATAATTTacttaaattaagaaaattgacTTGGTCTGGGAGGTTAACTCAGTGGTCGGGTTTGGTCATCCCGGAATTTTTTAATGTCGGGATGGGCATGCAAAACCAACTGCtcccagcaaaaaaaaaaaaatgatgattagGAAGCCTGGTCAGCACATCATTATTGACGAATTCCGCGTCTGATCATTGATTTACGGGCAAAACCGCATGAAATCTAAGCATCTTAATTCCGATGTCCGTTCAGGAATCGGTTTTTATACGGGTCAGTCGATGTTCATCGGTTCGcgttagattttgattttttcgtAGGTAGGTATAAATGATTGTCTGTTGCCTCTGTCCACATGGGACAAAAGTCTAAACGGCGAGGCGAGAGTATTCTGTCCGCTCTGGTCACAGCTGGTGCACTACTTCCTCGGACAGGCTTCATCAGTGGAGGCACAAGGTCGACATCAATGTCACACCAAACTTTAGccaaaacaaagggaaaaaaaaaggttatatatatattaaaataatctCACACAAAACTTCGAGAAGAAGCATTTTGAAAAGTCTTAAACGGGTTTCTAGTAAGTCATAGAATAGACGAGAAATTTATGCGGACATCTACCGATGATGTCTTCatccttggaaagaaaaaattagaaagtacTAATAAATTGCTGTcgatagtgaaaatatttttcattaactgaTAGatttaagtaattattttttgaaaagtaattCTCAGATtatttatttcgtaaaaaaaacagatcattaatataataaataatattgattAAGTCAGCAAAAGATAGATACAGATGTAAGTTCCAAAAACAATTATTCTCCTGTCATagggaaaattttctttcatggaCTTGTTGAAGTTACGATGATTATAGTATCAATCACTGTTATCTTGAACACCATTGTCAGGCTCCCTGGCCAATTGTCGCCGCCACCAGGTACTGGCGTTTCCTTCCAACCCGACGTTAGGATCCTCTCTGCTATCATCGGACGAAAGATCTTCCACCTCGCGAGGTGCCTTTATTGGTGCCTCAAGCTCGATAAATTAACCTCGGCCGTCGATGTTTTCGGAAAATAATCTCAAAATTATCCTTATCAAAGAAAACGTAGTTAATATTCTCTTCTGATTCTGGTTGAGACGAATCGGACCACCTTTTGATTGGTGGGTTTTCACTCATGGACATCACCGCCCATATGTTAATACAATTGAATATAAACACGCGATCGGAGTACACTATGGGTGATTAGAGGAGAACACGATTGTTCAAGAATATTCATATATTCTATGGACAAAACACTGAACAGAGAGAttaataagagagagagagagagagagagagagagagagagaggtcataTTTGTCTAGTTTAATTATTTGCAACGTGAGAGCAAGAGAGTTAAGAAAATGCTAACCACCCAAGTAGTCCATATcttattagaaaaattataaaacaatAAATCTATCATAGGACaatcaattcaaattcaaacattttattttgactaatttaatctcaagctttttgataatttaccaatgCAATTCTTCTGATTAATTTTTAACGATTGACCCAAAAGAACACCACAGTACGAGCATATTtacccaaaaagagaaataactTTGTTGAGTATACTAGTTTTGGATGATTGACTAGTATACTTAATATAAAATGATGTTTATGTCAACAATTTACTTAAAAAGATTAGATTCAAtttaattggtcaaattaaaagatttccAATGATGGGCCATTAGATAACAGATATATGTAATTATCCTCTTACTGCGGTACTATGGTCTTCTTTTGGATCAATCGTATATAACGTAAGGTGGGGCGATCGCATTCCGGAATTAAcccaattaagaaaaaaaaaatagacagaAGGTAAAAGTTGACCGAAAATTCGGAAGTCAACAAGGTTCAATCGCCCGCGTCCCACAAAAACGCGGTGGCCATGGATGCTGCCGCGTCGAAGCTTCCAAGAATCCCAAGTTACTAATATTCTACTTCACTTTCCAAGATCCATAAAGCCTGCAGAATCCGTTCACGACTCTTCCCTCCACCACCagcaccaccgccaccaccaccatcatcatcatcatcatcatcatctctctcGCCCTCTCTTTCTCCGCATATTCTCAGCTGAACGCGCGGAGGGCGACGCCGGTCGAGGCAGCGGGGGCTGAATCGGGCGATCAAGAAGTCCCTTGGGGACTCCCCTCGTCTCTCTGCTTCGAAGGGTCCCGCGTCTTCTTTTGCCGAACGATCAGGgcctttgagagagagagagagatggatggtCACGGCGTATCAAGAAAGGGTATGATCGCCGCGGTGTACTGGGTCTTGCTGTGTGCCGCTGCTCTCCAGGGCTCTGTCGCTGATATTCCTCGCTTCTGGAAGAAGTCCGTCTCCCGCGTTGGGTCCTCCTTCGTCCTCCCTCTCTCCGGAAATGTTTACCCTCTCGGGTACGCGCCGCTCTCTTTGCTCCGATCGTCTTTTGAACGCTGCTAATTTACTAATTCTGACGAGTGCTTTCTTGTTTCGTCATTGGGTAATCAGTTCCTTCttgttctgttcttttattGGAATGGGTTGTCATGGTGATTGTTTCTATGTTTGTACCGGTGCGAGTTTTTCTGTTCCTTTAGCTCCGATTTCGAATTGATGGGTGTTCTGCTAGATTTGTTTCTGACTTGGATTTTGTCAATTGTTTGAACGATCGAAATCGAAGATCCAATTTGCTCTCGAGTTTTCTcggtcttttctttcttgaagtGCCCTGCCTTCTAGATAATTGATTATCGTATTCCACGAAATTTCTCTGAGATTTTTACCTTTCTTGCAAAAGTTTAGTCCTTTTTGAGCTTTCCTTCTCCTACCCTTTTAGACCCAGACTATAGCTTTTCCTGCagtcttttcctctctctctttttgttcagATGGACTTTATCCCATCCAATTGCGACTTGGCCCATTGCACTacttcaagaaaacaaaagttgtTCTTTTTTGTCCATTCTATCGTTTCTTTGATGCTCACAATGTTTCAATGGTCTGTCAGAAAAGTTGACAATGCTTTATTGTGTTCTTTTTTGACGTCATAACTTTCTGAGCATGCCGATTATGTTGAAGGTCATTGAATTCTTGTCATTGTGACATGCAGGTACTATTCGGTGTCGCTCAGCATTGGTCACCCAGCAAAGGCTTTTGACCTGGACATCGACACTGGCAGTGACCTAACTTGGGTCCAGTGTGATGCTCCTTGTAGTGGGTGCACTAAGGTAATGTTGTTTTTACATGATCTAGTGTTTGTCCTTAATTGTATGCTTACCATGAATGCAACAAGAGAATGCTATCGAGTTTAAATGAGTAAGAGCAGAAAAAGAGGGTAGGAGGTTTGAATATGAGTTTGATAGATCCAGAATATGATCTACTTCAACCTGACAAATCTCGATGTGTCTATTGTCACCCCATATACTTTAGGTAAAGAACAGCCTCATAATGAGATGAGAACAACAAGACACTGCAACAATTCACTCTTTGCCACTTGCTTATTATATTTGTTAGTGAGGTTTTCAGTGGCAGGGGATTTTTTGTATTGATGTTTGCTTATCTTATGTGAACAGCCTCTCAACAGTCTTTACAAGCCTAATAACAACCTTATGCACTGTGAGAACCCTCTCTGTGCTGCCATAAATACATCCGGAAACCAACCATGTAAAACCCCCAGTGATCAATGTGATTATGAGGTGGAATATGCAGATCAAGGTTCATCTTTAGGTGTTCTCGTCAATGACTATTTCTCCCTAAAATTATTGAATGGATCTCTCGTCAGTCCTCGATTGGCCTTTGGGTGAGAATTTATTCCCAGTAGTTTTCATTCATGCTCTTTGAGTCACTAATGTCCAAATGGTTATCTTGACTTGCTACTGATTTTATGATAACTCCCAATATTTCTGCCCGAAGATGTGGATATGATCAACATTTTCCCGTTAAcacacctcctcctcctcctaccgCTGGTGTCCTTGGTCTTGGCAATGGCAAAGCTAGCATCATCTCTCAATTAAGTAACCTCAGCGTGATACGCAATGTACTAGGTCACTGTCTAAGTGCTCGAGGTGGGggcttccttttctttggaGATGACCTTGTCCCTTCTTCGAAAATTGCCTGGGTATCATTGTCAGCTAGTTCATCAGAGTATGGAGCTGTTCCATCTATTTCgtttggtgatttttttgtcACATTATATATCTTGCTAAAATCTCTAGGACCTGAATTGTATTATTTCAGCAAGCACTACGCAGCAGGACCTGCGGAACTCTTATACAATGATAAGCCTACTGGTGTAAAGGGTCTTAAAGTAGTTTTTGACAGTGGGAGCTCCTACACTTACTTAAATTCTAAGGCTTACCAAGCTGTTCTCAATCAGGTTTGTTGGAAACTTGACATTTTTGTTGAAACTTAGATTTGAGTGGCTTTCGTGGTGAGTAGTTCCCTCGTTTCACATGTTAGGTAAGGGCAGATTTGAAGGGAAAGCCTTTGAAAGATGCAGTTGAGGACAAGTCTCTTCCGATCTGCTGGAAGGGAGCAAAACCTTTCAAGTCTGTACATGAGGTCAAGAACCACTTCAAGCCTCTGCAGTTGAATTTCGGGAAAGGAAATGCCCAACTTCAGTTGCTGCCCGAGGCTTATCTCATTGTCACAGtaagctttgtttctttttcttcttttttttaagtatCATGTGAGTGCACCAGCGACTGATAAATTAAGGCTTGTATTTTTCCCCAGAAACATGGTAATGCATGCTTGGGAATTTTGAACGGCGGGGAAATGAGACTAGGAGAGCTCAACCTAATCGGAGGTAACCAGCAGTTCTGAGTGATGAAACTTTAGATCACTGGATGCCGATGAAATTGTTCTCATGGATTTGACTTGCTCATTGCTTGCTGTTTGCAGACATTTCCATGCAAGATAAAATGGTGATTTAcgacaatgaaaagaagcagATTGGATGGGTTACGGCGGACTGTGACAGGCTTCCGAAGTCCTGACCTGTTCTcagttttttctctttttaaataatgatgCGCTGTTGACTTTCTCACCAGGaacattttttcctctttattaaCAGTGCAGATCGTGATTATAATGGTGATTTTTCTGAGCCTTATGCAGCTGATTTTGGCATCTTAAGATAGTTGACTCCAGCGTCGGAGCAGTCTTTGGGTGATCGAGAATGTGTTAGgtaaatgagagagagagagttccttGATGTCACGGACttacatgtaattttttttgggggggcaaAGGTAGGAATTACAAACATTATATTCCTTTGCCTGTTGTAAATTCGCTGGTCAGCAGATGTAATTGCCATAAGCCCTATATTAGCAGGCGCAGTACATGTATTTTGTCACAGAAAAGCTCAGAACATTACGTTACAATCTAGTGATCTACTGCCACAAACATCTTACTGAACCTGTCGGAGGGCCCTAGCGGATACCGATATTATAGTTCTTTCAACCTTTCAATGACTGTACCCAATACTCCACAGTCTACACCTAGACGAAACCTGCAAGAAATGGGGTGGGGAGTCTCATCAGGCACCAAACCTCATAAATCAATCTCCATTTGCTCGAGAGGGCAAAAAGTCAAACCTCAGTTTCGAAAGATACGGCTTGCACGCTGTACAGGGCACAGACAGAAATGCTATTTAATTCAGAACCGGTGCCGGTGGAGCCACATCTACACCATCtttaaaagaaggaaatgagATAGCAAACCAATCCCACTAGAATGAGGGCAAAGCATGCAATGACTTTGAGCATCGTGCAGTGGTACACATCAACGAGAACCATAAAAGAAGATTATTCATATGGCAAAAGGGCACCTCTGCAGGGCAAATCTTTGTCATGGCCTCAACGTGAAGATTCTGCAGTTCCTCCAACACAGCAACATCCAGACCGGAAACATCCTCACCCTAGAATTAATCGAGTTAGGCTTTAGCTGTAATAACTATTACTACAGCGCGTGGACATACTGACAGCACGCAATGGTCTAGACTAATGCTAAGGACTGGTTTAGCAGATAGCTAAATTTCTTCCGAAGATTATTATATGCTGTCAGATATTTTACCTTCAATCTGGAAATTGTATTCTCCAATTCCCTGCATCGTTCGTTTCTTTAAGGTAGCTAGCTTTTAATAGCTTCAAAGCATTTGGCTCATCCATTAGAGATTTCATCTGATTGTGGCATTCCTCGTGAGTGACCATCAAATGGAAGGATCCCACTTCTGGCTCTTCCTTGCTTGTCAAAGACAGGGACCCCTTTACTCAAATTGTCGCCATCATCATCGCCAGACTATTTCTTCTTTGCAACTAGAAACCACAAGTTAGCTCAGCTCAAAATTAGCTCAgctcatttttcaaattctctTCCCGTAGTTCTGCTTCATCCGATCAAGGATGGCCGGTGCTCTGAGCTTATGCAAGTCTTGCCTAAGGATATAACATAGTCAATGTTACCTATTTGATTATTTGATGCGAGCCCTAACTTTTTACTAAATCTGTTAAATGGGTGGCTCAAGTTGGATTTGGGCCGCGTTATAAATCATCTTACCCAAATTGACCGATTATttcatttatgactcatttatgcgtaatgtaaattttttgatcTATACCCGACTTGACTCGACCCATATTATTAAATACTTCAATATTTaaactaattttggaaaaattattcttatgatttttttaaaagattgtattgctaaaatacttcTCAGCAATGCAAATatagtggataatttttttataatttttataaattttataatttatatttttatattttttatttcttctcgTGTGTATGCAATGTGAAAGTTTCTTCCGAAACACTGCAAATTTATGCCTCGAATTCCCCGACCCagatgatatttttgtttcatttcatCATCCAACAAGAATATAAAATGGTCAGCAATAAATGGAGTTAGCCCAttctctgtttctttgttcttgGTTTCCTTTGAATTGTTGCTATGCTGCCGTGCTCCCGTGGGAATTTCGGTCAACCTTTATTTGGAAGGGAAAAAGCCAtgaaaaatcctgaactttgctcaaagtgacacatttaccctcaactttttttttgtggacgtagaaaaccccaaacttttcaaCCGTGACATTTACCCTATCaatggcatttttgtctttttattctgtttttcctttttcctttttttttctcctttttccctccgccggccatggtaGAGCCGGCGGAGGGGAAGTCCATCCGCGacctcgtcggcgtcggcgaggacggccctcgccggaCCCGGCGAGGGcgggacaccctcgcccgacgcgagcgaggacggccctcaccggatctcggcgaggcggggacaccctcgcccgacgtaggccagggccgtcctcgcccgatGCAGGCCAGGGCGaacctcgccggcgtcgagcgaggaCGAGCGAGGGGGGACACCCTCGCCGACACGGCGAGGACTCGCCCacgcagcgagggcggccctcacccaacgccggtgagggcagccctcacTCGGACACCGGCTTCCCTTCGCCGGCTAGCCGGCggaggggaagagagaaggaaaaaaattaaaaagtaaaaaaaaaattaaaaaacattttaaaaatgaaaataccaaaatgccctctaattttggggtaaatgtgtcacataacgaaagttcaggatttttgtgtaaaaaaagtttggggtaaatgtatcactttgggcaaagtttaggTTTTTCGTGGTTTTTTCCTATTTGGAAATATATCCATCTAAAATCCAGTAAATTGAtctcttcttt
The window above is part of the Eucalyptus grandis isolate ANBG69807.140 chromosome 6, ASM1654582v1, whole genome shotgun sequence genome. Proteins encoded here:
- the LOC104450516 gene encoding aspartic proteinase Asp1 isoform X1, which gives rise to MDGHGVSRKGMIAAVYWVLLCAAALQGSVADIPRFWKKSVSRVGSSFVLPLSGNVYPLGYYSVSLSIGHPAKAFDLDIDTGSDLTWVQCDAPCSGCTKPLNSLYKPNNNLMHCENPLCAAINTSGNQPCKTPSDQCDYEVEYADQGSSLGVLVNDYFSLKLLNGSLVSPRLAFGCGYDQHFPVNTPPPPPTAGVLGLGNGKASIISQLSNLSVIRNVLGHCLSARGGGFLFFGDDLVPSSKIAWVSLSASSSDKHYAAGPAELLYNDKPTGVKGLKVVFDSGSSYTYLNSKAYQAVLNQVRADLKGKPLKDAVEDKSLPICWKGAKPFKSVHEVKNHFKPLQLNFGKGNAQLQLLPEAYLIVTKHGNACLGILNGGEMRLGELNLIGDISMQDKMVIYDNEKKQIGWVTADCDRLPNADRDYNGDFSEPYAADFGILR
- the LOC104450516 gene encoding aspartic proteinase Asp1 isoform X2 — its product is MDGHGVSRKGMIAAVYWVLLCAAALQGSVADIPRFWKKSVSRVGSSFVLPLSGNVYPLGYYSVSLSIGHPAKAFDLDIDTGSDLTWVQCDAPCSGCTKPLNSLYKPNNNLMHCENPLCAAINTSGNQPCKTPSDQCDYEVEYADQGSSLGVLVNDYFSLKLLNGSLVSPRLAFGCGYDQHFPVNTPPPPPTAGVLGLGNGKASIISQLSNLSVIRNVLGHCLSARGGGFLFFGDDLVPSSKIAWVSLSASSSDKHYAAGPAELLYNDKPTGVKGLKVVFDSGSSYTYLNSKAYQAVLNQVRADLKGKPLKDAVEDKSLPICWKGAKPFKSVHEVKNHFKPLQLNFGKGNAQLQLLPEAYLIVTKHGNACLGILNGGEMRLGELNLIGDISMQDKMVIYDNEKKQIGWVTADCDRLPKS
- the LOC104450516 gene encoding aspartic proteinase Asp1 isoform X3; the encoded protein is MDGHGVSRKGMIAAVYWVLLCAAALQGSVADIPRFWKKSVSRVGSSFVLPLSGNVYPLGYYSVSLSIGHPAKAFDLDIDTGSDLTWVQCDAPCSGCTKPLNSLYKPNNNLMHCENPLCAAINTSGNQPCKTPSDQCDYEVEYADQGSSLGVLVNDYFSLKLLNGSLVSPRLAFGCGYDQHFPVNTPPPPPTAGVLGLGNGKASIISQLSNLSVIRNVLGHCLSARGGGFLFFGDDLVPSSKIAWVSLSASSSDKHYAAGPAELLYNDKPTGVKGLKVVFDSGSSYTYLNSKAYQAVLNQVRADLKGKPLKDAVEDKSLPICWKGAKPFKSVHEVKNHFKPLQLNFGKGNAQLQLLPEAYLIVTKHGNACLGILNGGEMRLGELNLIGDISMQDKMVIYDNEKKQIGWVTADCDRLPKS